The proteins below are encoded in one region of Haloterrigena turkmenica DSM 5511:
- the mftC gene encoding mycofactocin radical SAM maturase (MftC is a radical SAM/SPASM enzyme that catalyzes the first two steps in biosynthesis of the electron carrier mycofactocin from the terminal Val-Tyr dipeptide of the precursor peptide MftA.): MPSGPLSAPVTITWEVTLGCNLHCDHCLSGSGPGHQQPDELSTEEAMAFIDELDEMDVFQVNIGGGEPFIRPDMLELLEELTDRDISTCVSTNGTQLDEETLDRIEAMDPLFLQVSMDGLREANDAIRGEGVYDQIVETLERLESRDIGTTVNTVVTRQNVYDLPDVYDLAEDHGAGLRLNRFRPSGRGEDTWDRFRLEQEQIEYLHGWLEERPDVRTGDSFFYLNALGEVRNNTLKECGAGSMTCLVDPVGDVYPCAFTQWDGLASGNVTEDGFQAAWDDIASLRNRIDDNEGCPAVAMGSDDPNGEDPQLRAILSGD, translated from the coding sequence ATGCCGAGTGGACCACTCTCGGCTCCCGTAACGATCACGTGGGAAGTGACGCTCGGGTGCAATCTCCACTGCGACCACTGCCTCTCCGGTAGCGGTCCGGGCCACCAGCAGCCGGACGAACTCTCGACCGAGGAAGCGATGGCGTTCATCGACGAACTCGACGAGATGGACGTCTTTCAGGTCAACATCGGCGGCGGAGAGCCGTTTATTCGGCCCGATATGCTCGAGCTGCTCGAGGAGCTGACGGACCGGGATATTTCGACGTGCGTGAGCACGAACGGCACTCAACTGGACGAGGAGACTCTCGATCGGATCGAAGCGATGGATCCGCTCTTCCTGCAGGTGAGCATGGACGGCCTCCGGGAGGCGAACGACGCGATCCGCGGAGAGGGCGTCTACGACCAGATCGTCGAGACGCTCGAGCGCCTCGAGTCCCGGGACATCGGAACGACCGTGAACACGGTCGTGACACGTCAGAACGTCTACGACCTGCCCGACGTCTACGACCTCGCGGAGGACCACGGGGCGGGGCTGCGGCTCAATCGGTTCCGTCCGAGCGGTCGCGGCGAGGACACGTGGGACCGATTCCGCCTCGAGCAGGAACAGATCGAGTACCTCCACGGCTGGCTCGAGGAGCGCCCCGACGTCCGCACGGGCGACTCCTTCTTCTACCTCAACGCCCTCGGTGAGGTCCGGAACAATACGCTGAAGGAGTGCGGCGCCGGCTCGATGACGTGTCTCGTCGATCCCGTCGGCGACGTCTATCCCTGCGCGTTCACGCAGTGGGACGGCCTCGCGTCCGGCAACGTCACCGAGGACGGATTCCAGGCGGCGTGGGACGACATCGCCTCGCTCCGCAATCGGATCGACGACAACGAGGGGTGTCCCGCGGTCGCGATGGGCAGCGACGATCCGAACGGCGAGGATCCGCAACTGCGAGCCATCCTCTCCGGCGACTGA
- the mftB2 gene encoding mycofactocin biosynthesis chaperone MftB2, which translates to MSATIRIPDHVKYRREAESGLVYDHENYGYEDASLYEVSETVVDVLEFVGDGRRRDEIEREYSPSLVERLVDRNFLETQ; encoded by the coding sequence ATGAGCGCCACGATCCGCATCCCCGACCACGTCAAGTATCGCCGCGAGGCGGAGTCCGGACTGGTGTACGATCACGAGAACTACGGCTACGAGGACGCGTCGCTCTACGAGGTCTCCGAGACGGTCGTCGACGTCCTCGAGTTCGTCGGCGACGGGCGACGGCGCGACGAGATCGAACGGGAGTACTCCCCCTCTCTCGTCGAGCGACTCGTCGACCGAAACTTCCTGGAGACGCAGTGA
- the mftA gene encoding mycofactocin precursor MftA (Mycofactocin is a small molecule electron carrier derived from the final two amino acids, Val-Tyr, of MftA, the mycofactocin precursor. It plays a role in redox homeostasis and the metabolism of alcohols and aldehydes in Actinobacteria, including Mycobacterium tuberculosis.), producing the protein MSQTASDESRTPSDRSRNDSDEHDAENDGNAEETPEIEEDLVSEELRIDGICGVY; encoded by the coding sequence ATGTCACAGACTGCGTCAGACGAGTCTCGGACTCCGTCGGATCGGTCCCGGAATGACTCGGACGAACACGACGCCGAGAACGACGGGAACGCCGAGGAGACTCCCGAGATCGAGGAGGATCTCGTCTCGGAAGAGCTCCGGATCGACGGGATCTGCGGCGTCTACTGA
- the mftE gene encoding mycofactocin biosynthesis peptidyl-dipeptidase MftE, translating into MTHLEVEALTECTWRDVETAIDDGRTTVIVPIGATEQHGPHLPLRTDTTIGDAIAERLANRLGDALVGPAIPFGPSREHEAFPGTVSISPRTLRTLLGDYVASLERSGFERVVLLPSHGGSFASVAAAHPELACSHDVDVVAIDDLGRYLELLNEGLDRAGIDHREPVVHAGAVETAVMLAVDPDAVRADRAPDGYDGPVSAAKLYRDGIDAYSPNGVLGDARPATADVGETILEHVVDAYAAEVRDEFEALRRDSREVE; encoded by the coding sequence ATGACTCATCTGGAAGTCGAGGCGCTAACCGAGTGTACGTGGCGCGACGTCGAGACGGCTATCGACGATGGGCGCACGACGGTCATCGTCCCGATCGGAGCGACGGAACAACACGGTCCCCACCTCCCGTTGCGGACCGACACGACGATCGGCGACGCCATCGCGGAGCGACTCGCGAACCGGCTGGGCGACGCGCTCGTCGGCCCGGCGATCCCGTTCGGCCCCTCCCGCGAGCACGAGGCGTTCCCGGGGACCGTCTCGATCTCGCCCCGAACGCTCCGGACGCTGCTCGGCGACTACGTCGCCTCCCTCGAGCGAAGCGGCTTCGAACGGGTCGTCCTCCTGCCGAGCCACGGCGGAAGCTTCGCGAGCGTCGCCGCGGCTCACCCGGAACTCGCCTGCTCGCACGACGTCGACGTCGTCGCCATCGACGACCTCGGGAGGTACCTCGAGCTGCTCAACGAGGGGCTCGATCGAGCCGGAATCGACCACCGAGAGCCGGTCGTCCACGCCGGAGCCGTCGAGACGGCCGTGATGCTCGCCGTCGATCCCGACGCCGTTCGCGCTGACCGCGCACCCGACGGATACGACGGTCCCGTGTCGGCGGCGAAACTGTACCGGGACGGCATCGACGCCTACTCGCCGAACGGTGTTCTAGGCGACGCGCGTCCCGCGACCGCCGACGTCGGAGAAACGATCCTCGAGCACGTCGTCGATGCGTACGCCGCGGAGGTGCGCGACGAGTTCGAGGCGCTTCGCCGAGACTCGAGGGAGGTCGAATGA